The proteins below are encoded in one region of Strix aluco isolate bStrAlu1 chromosome 8, bStrAlu1.hap1, whole genome shotgun sequence:
- the SSBP3 gene encoding single-stranded DNA-binding protein 3 isoform X7, translating into MSPRYAGGPRPPIRMGNQPPGAVPGTQPLLPNSMDPTRQQGHPNMGGPMQRMNPPRGMGPMGPGPQTDPWLSLQNYGSGMRPPPNSLGPGMPGINMGPGAGRPWPNPSSANSIPYSSSSPGTYVGPPGGGGPPGTPIMPSPADSTNSSDNIYTMINPVPPAGSRSNFPMGPGSDGPMGGMGGMEPHHMNGSLGSGDIDGLPKNSPNNISGISNPPGTPRDDGELGGNFLHSFQNDNYSPSMTMSV; encoded by the exons ATGTCGCCGCGCTACGCCGGAGGTCCCCGGCCCCCCATCAGGATGGGCAACCAG CCCCCAGGTGCCGTTCCCGGTACACAGCCGTTGCTGCCCAATTCGATGGATCCCACGCGACAGCAAG GGCACCCTAACATGGGCGGCCCCATGCAAAGGATGAATCCTCCGCGAGGGATGGGCCCCATGGGTCCCGGTCCGCAG ACTGACCCTTGGTTATCGTTGCAGAACTACGGCAGCGGCATGAGACCTCCACCCAACTCCCTCGGTCCCGGCATGCCTGGAATTAACAT GGGGCCGGGAGCTGGCAGACCGTGGCCGAACCCCAGCAGTGCTAACTCA ATCCCATACTCTTCTTCATCGCCTGGTACATACGTG GGTCCACCCGGCGGCGGCGGTCCTCCGGGGACGCCCATCATGCCCAGTCCTGCAG ATTCAACAAATTCAAGTGACAACATCTACACAATGATTAATCCAGTACCGCCCGCAGGCAGTCGATCGAAT ttcCCGATGGGCCCCGGCTCTGATGGCCCCATGGGCGGCATGGGCGGCATGGAGCCCCATCACATGAACGGATCGTTAG GGTCAGGAGACATAGATGGACTTCCAAAA AATTCTCCAAACAACATAAGTGGCATTAGCAATCCCCCGGGCACTCCAAGAGACGACGGGGAGCTGGGAGGCAACTTTCTCCATTCCTTCCAAAATGACAAT taTTCCCCCAGCATGACGATGAGTGTGTga